ttcagcgagatatatatatagagtaGATATatttccacagtagttcctctgacgccatctagtattgagtagagagcgGTCATGTCAAcgttcatgcggtctctgtctttgtgtaGTTTCAATGGTTAccactagatggcgctagtttctttgtgtgttcgtaacaatatgaATTAAATACTCTCTACTCTCAGCCGTTTTTCAAGGaacgttttttatttcgatGTTCGTTTTGCGTAAGGATCTTTGAAGGTCTTCTATTTTATCTTCGAGCAGTGATATGTACTGAAGAACCCTTTTTTGATTGAGATTCTAATTTATCAATCTTCTTTTGAAATTCCTCGTTTTGTAATGTTAACAGAGAGATGTTCGATTCTATAATTGTCTTCGTTTGTTGAAGGGATTTAAGGGTATTTGCGATTTCCTCATATTCCTTCTTTTGTTAACTAAGAAGGGatgttataatttcttttatagaGATAGATGGTATGGTGGTAATGGTAGTTATAATCAGATTATTCACTACCACTGtatatattatgataacaaTTCAGAAGGGGTGTGTAGTAATTTTCGGTGTAAGTACCTTTATGCAAGCCGGGTCGTCGTACAGAGAAAAGAAAGTCAAATTACAGCACTAAGAGATAGTTTAATACACAACACAATAGATTAGAGTACATTGAATGACACACTATAACAATTCACACTACTTTAGCacttagatattaaataaatagcaaGCGAAGACATAGATCGTAAACGAGACGTAAGCAAGTAAGCACAATGTCGATGTCGGTAGATTTGAAAAACAATCGATCGGTAACGAAGTTAAATAATAAGCAGAGTCCATTTACATcgtacgatatttaaatttatcgttattataatatttaattttattttctactttattgaaataatttatatatatatatatatatatatatatatattgtatggtacagtctatggttgagtgagagatgacatgtgagggaacgTTATGAgagaaaccaaacccaatgaaagtcgatctaacacaaaatttattaagattattttgagtatatataggcagaagtacagacgtcatttgacgtcattcgtagcaaacaaatatcaatttcattagaaatctgcattaGTAAAATATCGATTTCCTAATAGCTCacctaaattaaagaggttactaatttgcaaaacaatcatattgctcaatgtgcgttaacccgtacatatatatacagggtgtcccaggaAAGACTGTCAAGCGGAAGTCCAGAGCTAGAACATCCCTTGGGGATTCcaaatcacccctatgtatatgatccgattttttatagtttaggagatatgatttttttctatGTTTTCAATGTTTTTCGACCTTAGCGCTATTTTTGATCATAACTTcgtaaataattaactaatacatacacaaataaaccCTAAAAGTAAAATCATGCGCTTAAACATAATAGAAGTACTTATAAAAGgaaaagtgcaaaaaaaaaaacataacttcgaaggttaaaaaaaataatagcaacaaaataatttatttaaaagaatcttAAAAACTTCCTTAGTTTATCTAGTTTCTACCATAAAAAATTCAATGAGTTAACTTTATGGCATCATCCCCAAATTTTGGTTTAAAGACGACAAGTCTGATATttgaaaacttaattttataaaattgtaataaatttggtCGTATTTACTGGGAGTATGACATTgcaaacagataaaaaacaatTCCTATCAGAATCTTTTGTATTCTAAGCAATAGTTAAACGGTATGATAGCCGCGCCAGTTGTTCGAAAAGTGACAAATAGAGTTAATGAACTAGTGTTAGAGTGAGATAGGGGAATCGTCTAAATTTGTTGATTCTTTTGCATacacgatttttttataataacccCATACAAAAAAGTCGATGGGGTTCAGGTCAAACGATCTCGGGGGCCACGCTATGGTTCCGCTCGCCCGATCCACTTGCTTCTAAAACGCCTGCTTATATATTCTCTGACAATCCTTAGTGACATTCATTTAGGCCGTCATTTTGAAAAAACATGTCTCGCCTCGTCTTTAAATCAATTTCTTCAAGCAGAGGGTCCAgattatttcttaaaaagtgTAAATATTCATCACCATTCAATCAGTCAGGTAATTGAAATGGGCCAATTCATTGTTCGTTGACAATTCCTAACCATCTGTGGTTATGGTTATATCTGTGGTATGGATATGGTTAAACCAAATTGTTCTTGAAAATTTGCCTGTCGCGCAAGATGAGGattatctaaacatttttgaatatcatatcaaaaattgaccgctccagcggggttcgagcccgcgtctccgactgaccgtgtcggcgctctagccaattaagctatggaacgatgtacccgctagagcgaaatttttagatatgatgatttttattttcggtttaagcgaaccgtggcgccgtctatagtgagttctttacagagacccgtaacaattaaaaaagtttCCTGTCAAagagtttcatattacaatgaaaatttttgacaggagacgacaccatgctatttttaatatgtacgattttatttttgtgttataggaattctaaacatttttgaatatgtgtgggtccgcatattgtatgagggcgagcggcctgtgttggtaaacaaattaagtcaacacgaccgataatatttgtaatttttaagtttaaaaaaggtttaaagatgtatacaagtaataatgtgattaacgtcatgtttagtaaatttgacgtggcagatcattttttgcagcaaaaaaacagaacaatttggcattttttgaaggacgttgattcaatcgcgcaactagatttagtctagtgatcagtgcggctgcaactagttttattgtatgcatatggccatttggccttataccttgacagagggaaacgcctgtacatggcttatcccctccgtgttgctctttggatCTAAACTACCTACTATTTCGGCAGTCTTCAAAATTCTATTGAGGTTGTTACCTCTAATTCACCGAACAATCTTCGTCGTGTCTTTCCCGtcttacgtgacattggcgaaatcatctgtgctattcggcactagtgaaagccattaattctaaattaaatcAAGTCTGAAccacctatattttgtgggTGAAATGGGCGCATCCAGTATTGCATTTCATTGACCATTGTAAAAAAAGtgcatactttttttaaaatggtttttttAAACAGCACTTGAGGTTTTTGAGGCTTATTTTACTGTTTCCATCTATAGCttgcctggaagaaattgtTTTATGCGATAAGTCCACGCTTTGTACTTTTTcatgtttttgtaatttattttaattttgatctgATACGTAGTAcaatgtattgtattttattattagtagatTTTGAACTATACACTAACGTCAACCGGACGGCTGTCAAATAATTCATTATTGTTGGATTTGAAGTAGCAAAAGCAACCAATTCAAATTATTTGAAACAGTGGGAAAtttatgttttctttatttatattacacattaTTTGGCATTATGGAATTCACTCCAAGTTTAACGGCATTTCAAGGAGTACTTATAGCAGCTGACAGCACGTATTCTTTTTCTACATTGACTTCAAAAGGaggtaaacaaatattttgtgtttatagGTATTTGAAAAATAGAGGCAGCTTTTGgttaacatataattttatattttaggtaaTGAATCTAAAATACGGTATATTGTAGACTTATTCAAGGATTTTTTAGCCAAAGAAAATCACATCGTTGGAAACAAAGTTAATTCGAAATCTATAAATGATTTGCGCAAATTCgctttttatattgttatcaattCGGACCTTAAGATATTGAATGATTTAGTTGATTTCGATGGTCTTGAATATGTTATCTGGACCTCACCTATAATGCCTAAATATTTGATGTGTGAAATTTTGTGGCAACTACATATGGACagatatatttatgaaataattgtgttcagCTGTCCAAAATTAGCTATAGAAGTAGCAGATGCTGtgttagaaaattttaaatattttaatccaaCAGATTCCTTGCTTAAAATAAGAACGTTGACCTCTGCGTGTTATAGAATGATACAGAGATTAGTTtactttaaaattgatttaaatgtgCTAACACAGGCATTTAGAAACTTTGAAAAGTGCCTTAGATATTTTAGGGAACTACCTAAtgcaataaaattgaaaacacTTCAAGGTGatgaaaaatatcattttatggGAAGGCAAATGTATTTTATCCTGTGTGTAATAATAGAGAGTAtggataattattgtttaaccaaaaaatttaaatcacctGACTTTCAAGAACTATACAAATTAACCTACAGGCAAGGTGCTGTTGTAAACAAAGATTCGTGTGTAATTAccactaataaatataaaaatttgctgGAAATTTTGGATAAGTCTAATGAAGCTCTATTGGACACTTGTAAATATTTAGCCATGGATGTTAACGTAAACGTATTTTGTGCTTGGAGTGAATTTGAATTTCAAGGTCAAAACAGTATGCAAAAAGTTATTGGTATGTTAACTTACAAGATTTTGTGTATAATATGTAGAATACCAAAACTTAAAAATCACCcggtacaaagttttttaaGAGAGATTGCCTATAAACCCGTAAACTTTGCTGAAATAATTAATGTACTTAGCGCACgagatattatacataaaatagttAACGACAAGGAAAGACAAAAATGGATTAAAGCACTTTTGTATAGACACAAGTTGTTTGAAGACATTGCTCTTGTTGAGCTAATCGAAACCCATTTAGAACTTTTTGATAGTGACGAATGTCACAGATTGTTTAAAACAATGTATGAATACCTAAACGTAAATGTTGCTAcagaaaatgaagaaaaaaaaatattagcaagtaaaatatttcaacgTTGTAGCAGTTTTGCGAAGTATGACATTATTGAGATGcactttaataaaaacatttttattgatactTTGGAAACTACAGAATTTGATAGTATGGTAactgaaatttttaataaacttattaataCACCAAATATGGATTTGTCTaaagtttttaatgtatttatacaaaatccTCGAAAAGTATTTACCAAAATATTTACTGTAGCTTGTGATGGTACGGAACAAACTAATACAATGATCGCAGTGATGAAACcattcgaaaaatattttaatcattactACGAAAAGGATACTGAACCATGTATTATACTAGTACTTAAAGATATAATTGCCAGTATTTTAGAATGTGAAACGaaacaaaatcattttataagatttttaatttccCTTAAGAAGTCAGGGGCTATTCCTGGACcaaaattacttttacttataattatgcCAAACTTGCATAAGGcacttctaaataaaaatatatttgatgttGATCTACATTGCAAGCTCATACAAGAATGCTACCCTCTCCCAGAACTAATAGACTATAGACCACCAATACTAGCCATGTTTGCTCAAGTACTTGATACTGTGAGATGGAAAATGGATACTTATTCACCAATAGCACCTATGACTTTGGAACGGGTCATTAAAATACAAACCATGATTTTGTTCACATATGGATTACAGATTCCAGGTAACAaacataatacaattataatgcGTTATACTTTAAATACGAAAATCAtctgtaataaatatactttcacaattttgcaaaattaatgttaaagggtatataaataaaataaattgaaaataaaatctgacctattaaaagaaagaggaactataataattagtaaaatgtgCATAAagattactaaattaattttaatattacagctAAGGACAGCAGATGGTTAAGATGTAAGATAAGAAATATTAACCCACTGAATATGTATTACTATAGGTACCTTTGGGACCCACCAGGAAACACATTTGCTGAGGTTATCAGTGGTATAAGAATACATAAAAACATggataaagaaaatttaacatTATGGCTTTCTAaggtacttttttaattttaatatacctacagtctaaaattaaataatttaatattatgtgtgtattgtgtacatTCTAAAATGTAAGACATAGATTgatgttattgaattattttataaatattaatgtataagtatatatcacaaaaatcgtataaataattaatatattaggcctttattaaatgaataaaaaatatatattgttactgattaattttataaaaaacaagtgaTTTATGACTTGATCTGCAACATTAATGAAATATCAATTTCAGGTGCTTTGTTGTACTATAGTTCAAGAATGGTGTCTAATTTGGGAGAGTATGCAACAATTTGGAAACAGACAATTACTGGATCTTTTTCATGATGCCTTACTGTTATTATTTGTAGCGGAAAAAACAATTCACACAGAAACTAGCAAGGCATGTTTAATGTTTTGTATGCAAAATTTCGTGTGTACAATAAGGGTATGTAAGAAATTTAATTCCTGTTGTATGTGAACATATCTAGtgcaaaataaaagtataattttttttaatattttattattacaatattttattattttatttttaattttgcagtATCAATTCTTGAAGGATTCAATTACTGATAATCAAGTAGCAGCAGTATTCAACAAATTTCTACTAACAGAAAAGTTAATAGAAGAACATGATTTATGCCATTTTGCTATAACATTTATACCTTTATTATCATACATAGCAGAAGCAAAGCCAGATATTAGTATTGAAACAGTACAAAAGACAAAagataaactaaaatataaggAATTTTGcagtttattttatgatatgtttttaaaaaataggaaaaactaaaaatacacataatgaAACTTCatctttattgtttttgttaagcTACCTTAAGATACATTACAGTGAAAACACAAtttaattcatttgtttttaatgctgtttctaaaatattattttaaaagtacagtcaatttaataacaatttagaatatctcaaataaaattttcatacaaaatttatataaactaataGACGCTAATACCTTTTGTACTAAATACTGTGTGTACTAATATAatgaatgtttatatattttgtttttgttattgcaGTAATACCCTAAACTTTTACACATTTGACAGAGTTCTTTTTCATGctctttattttctttatcatTACTATGATCAGATGGAAGTAATTCTCTCTGTAAAtagaattgaattaaaattagaattattgtagataattatAAGAATCTAATAATAGTTGACTTTTAAAATTCACCTGTCGCCCAAATACAATctaggcaacaaaaaatataactaacaaagacaaaacaatatacatacatatttaagacgaaaaatttataaatcaacTTTACACATTCCATATTTATGAAGCAAAAAGTTTCTTACAATTGttaatagattaatattttgttatttaaaatagtaatgcTACTTACAGTAATGTGTGGAAAAACtggttttttacattttttacaaagttGGTATGTCCCAGGCCAACAAAGTCGACTATTCCAAAACCGACCACAGTTATTGCATTTATATTCTCCGTATAGAGGTTTTTCTACGGCAGCCTTAATAGTTGTGGTGTTATTCCGAGTTCCCAGTCGAGTTTTTAATTGATATGACTCAGTGTTCCTATATTGAGGCTCCTaagattaacaaataaaattcatttatttattaaggtttgCTACCAGTTGATCATTTATGatacattacaatattaagtttattatagACTACATTTCTAAATGTACAACCATATTAAAGCATAGGTACATATTAAACttactttattaaaactaaaataagtaAGACCGAGTAAAGTTGCCATGaatcaaaacattaaattaatcaaaatttagtcaatagataaataaaattgaataaattgaatgattctataactatataataaacttacactATGTCCATgtacgtaataaaataattttgtttgctcagaaacgaaaaaaccgacttcaattacatcgacaagtaatacaacgtaagtagacgaaaaaaattaacaaacgcactagttgtcatTACGATTttgccctcgatttctctgggattccatcatcagatcctggtttccttatcatggtaccacacttgggatatctcctttccaacgaaaaaagaattatcaaaatcagttcacaaacgacgaaattatccccgaacgtacattatatatatatatatatatatatacggtcgaattgagtaacctcctccttttttgaagttagttaatGAAATAGTAGGCATAGGCTATGATAGGCTAATTATGATTAAATTCGACTTACATATAGGGCCACATGTTGTCTTGGGTGTGTAAAATGCTGATTGGTCTGCCGTCTGTGTATACCAAGTATATCGTCGTGAATGTTTGTCGTCACTCTCCTTTTGTAAGGAGTTGTTGATTCATtactcttaaaaataaataaacccagTTGTTAAATGTTACTTAGATAAAATACTAGTACTTagataaaacataatataatgggtatgtatttatttgtgtatttatttatttatttatatgtttattatttatttatattatctaatactattaaacgagcaattcttgtgtataaatatatgtgtataaaatatatatatatatatatatatataatctgaatctcggaaacggctccaacgattttcatgaaatttagtatgcaggggtcttcgggggcgataaatcgatctagctaggattcatttttagaaaatgtcgttttagcCCTGTTATTAAGCAGTGAAAAAattgctacaatatcgttagaatacgtaggtaaacaataaagttgtaatagttcaggtgggaaatcggccggtagggatcgaccgagaaaaccaaggttcaaatccccatggcTCCAGTTCGATtattaattttccttttttttttctaattgcattcatgatttttaatttaaataaccagttcatatttttattatgttggtaaaatcggaatatattattcatatttgggtaattatgtacaaaatcGGCCTCTAATTTATGGGGCTGGGGGGGGGGTGAAGGGAGGATTGGTTGGATTTTTTTACCACCCTGGACAACTAttatcgtgtaaaccccgtggttacgaagatatcgtggttaaagttttgaggttaaatttttaaattggaaaaaattaacctaccacctttgagGTTAAAATAACGcgtggctccggcgctgcgagAAGTGCAGCCCTTGCGTCCGAAAATACGGCGGGCGAGGGCCGCCcgccctccgcgcctccggcttaataaaatctaggggtagggcagaccaagaccaagtGGACAGTGGGccgctccgattcggttttgggtatttttagAATTTCTATACCTACATTCTAACACgcaatatttctaattttattagaatattatatctcatgcgttattttgtttaaaagtgtctatttgtcagtcgttaaaggtcaattCGTGTCGtatgttgatcttgcagtagagatcgtttttacgtacatttgttcgaaaataacgtgtgacagtcgtggaacggagcatgagtgcagttcccgcagcaccggagaTAAGGTAGaatcagaaataacaaaaatttaacctcccataaatTAGAGGCCGGTTATGTACATAATAGcccatattttatcaatatgtaattcgtatttaaatatgatgtcaaaaaaacacgatttactaagaaTACCAAGCTAAGCTGTCACCCAGGTACTTGGTTAGGTTAGGCTTAGGTTATTAGATTGTAGGATTCACtttgttttgcctttttgatgaccatactctgttttgttttaaaatctcctctagcccaaggttgtctggaagaaatcgcttacctagcaaTAAGACCGTCTTTGtgcatattattttgtaagttttttttctaagatacctatgtactttTATGCAcgataaagtatatttcttcttcttcatcactacatagtataaaacagcCGCTTTCTCTGTCTCTATATCCCtgtgtatgcttaaatctttaaaactacgcaacagatttggatgcggtttttttttaatagatacagTGATTAAAGAGTACCGTAAAACATGGCAACTTTGCCCTTGAGGGTTGACTTTGCCCAGTTAGGTATTTTTTGGAAAACTCGACACATAGCTAATTTGTCTGtagtttgaagtatttttatgtcTGTGAtagaaacttaattatttttctgacaACATTAagtgatgtaatatcaccgatgTCACTTCAGTTGCCTGTAAGAACTTGTACAAGTTGGTAGTGTTTTTTCGCGGGCAAAAACCAGTACAAAAACTTTGCCAAAAAGTAATAGTTACAGTTACAGcaggtaaataatttttttgccaCCGTTAGTATAtatgaaatgattaatatacattaaaataacacacaataaatcttataaaatcataaaatacgtTGGTGGGCAAAGTCACATGCACGATTTTGAAGCATTGTTGACGACATTGCCCACCAATTTTTTTCCCGTAGGGTTGTCTCctgtaacttatttttaaagaacatGGAACAAAACGTACCCACCTCGTAGCAGATTTAAATTGGTACTATTAGAAaggtctataaaaatattttttttttgttgtatgggAGCAATTTTGTAGCTTGCAGGGGAAAAAAGATATTCGATTTTGAAAATACCGATAATCCTTAGTAAAATCCCCACGCAAATTTGACGTTTATGCGATTTTATCCGTTAGGTACTTCGAACTATTATGCGCTAGCATCGGTGTGTCCTTGTTAGCATTTAGTATGTGCGTGCACGCATCGAAACCCAAAAAGACGTTGCTGCGCCAT
This is a stretch of genomic DNA from Melitaea cinxia chromosome 2, ilMelCinx1.1, whole genome shotgun sequence. It encodes these proteins:
- the LOC123664580 gene encoding uncharacterized protein LOC123664580 produces the protein MEFTPSLTAFQGVLIAADSTYSFSTLTSKGGNESKIRYIVDLFKDFLAKENHIVGNKVNSKSINDLRKFAFYIVINSDLKILNDLVDFDGLEYVIWTSPIMPKYLMCEILWQLHMDRYIYEIIVFSCPKLAIEVADAVLENFKYFNPTDSLLKIRTLTSACYRMIQRLVYFKIDLNVLTQAFRNFEKCLRYFRELPNAIKLKTLQGDEKYHFMGRQMYFILCVIIESMDNYCLTKKFKSPDFQELYKLTYRQGAVVNKDSCVITTNKYKNLLEILDKSNEALLDTCKYLAMDVNVNVFCAWSEFEFQGQNSMQKVIGMLTYKILCIICRIPKLKNHPVQSFLREIAYKPVNFAEIINVLSARDIIHKIVNDKERQKWIKALLYRHKLFEDIALVELIETHLELFDSDECHRLFKTMYEYLNVNVATENEEKKILASKIFQRCSSFAKYDIIEMHFNKNIFIDTLETTEFDSMVTEIFNKLINTPNMDLSKVFNVFIQNPRKVFTKIFTVACDGTEQTNTMIAVMKPFEKYFNHYYEKDTEPCIILVLKDIIASILECETKQNHFIRFLISLKKSGAIPGPKLLLLIIMPNLHKALLNKNIFDVDLHCKLIQECYPLPELIDYRPPILAMFAQVLDTVRWKMDTYSPIAPMTLERVIKIQTMILFTYGLQIPAKDSRWLRCKIRNINPLNMYYYRYLWDPPGNTFAEVISGIRIHKNMDKENLTLWLSKVLCCTIVQEWCLIWESMQQFGNRQLLDLFHDALLLLFVAEKTIHTETSKACLMFCMQNFVCTIRYQFLKDSITDNQVAAVFNKFLLTEKLIEEHDLCHFAITFIPLLSYIAEAKPDISIETVQKTKDKLKYKEFCSLFYDMFLKNRKN
- the LOC123664558 gene encoding uncharacterized protein LOC123664558, with amino-acid sequence MGCFFSKESNESTTPYKRRVTTNIHDDILGIHRRQTNQHFTHPRQHVALYEPQYRNTESYQLKTRLGTRNNTTTIKAAVEKPLYGEYKCNNCGRFWNSRLCWPGTYQLCKKCKKPVFPHITRELLPSDHSNDKENKEHEKELCQMCKSLGYYCNNKNKIYKHSLY